One part of the Arabidopsis thaliana chromosome 4, partial sequence genome encodes these proteins:
- a CDS encoding DHHC-type zinc finger family protein (DHHC-type zinc finger family protein; FUNCTIONS IN: receptor activity, zinc ion binding; INVOLVED IN: multicellular organismal development; LOCATED IN: plasma membrane; EXPRESSED IN: 12 plant structures; EXPRESSED DURING: 8 growth stages; CONTAINS InterPro DOMAIN/s: Zinc finger, DHHC-type (InterPro:IPR001594), Plexin-like fold (InterPro:IPR016201); BEST Arabidopsis thaliana protein match is: DHHC-type zinc finger family protein (TAIR:AT5G50020.2); Has 5142 Blast hits to 5136 proteins in 249 species: Archae - 0; Bacteria - 0; Metazoa - 2201; Fungi - 738; Plants - 841; Viruses - 0; Other Eukaryotes - 1362 (source: NCBI BLink).) yields MTQRVFQVWKGSNKFILGGRLIFGPDARSLPLTLLLIIVPVVLFCVFVARHLRHEFSPYNAGYAIMVVAILFTIYVLILLFFTSARDPGIVPRNSHPPEEDLRYETTVSADGRQTPSVQIPRTKEVIVNGVSVRVKYCDTCMLYRPPRCSHCSICNNCVERFDHHCPWVGQCIGLRNYRYFFMFVSSSTLLCIYIFSMSAVYIKILMDHQQATVWRAMKESPWAVVLMIYCFIALWFVGGLTAFHLYLISTNQTTYEKLRYRSSHSRSIVYNRGCPNNFLEVFCSKVKPSRNNFRAFIEEEPPRVITLPSTTRESGEAEDENVTRRQKVEDDLDIGDDLMNLSRRCNAEDANNNQPHHTLDIDHERAGSIRTEARHESWGRRSGSWDVAATDVRESRSYATAKDGRG; encoded by the exons atgACACAACGGGTATTCCAAGTCTGGAAAGGAAGCAAT AAATTCATCCTGGGTGGGAGATTGATATTTGGACCAGATGCTAGGTCACTGCCTCTTACCTTGCTATTGATCATAGTTCCGgttgttttgttctgtgtATTTGTAGCAAGGCACCTTCGCCATGAGTTCTCTCCCTACAATGCGGGATATGCTATCATGGTGGTAGCAATTCTTTTCACTATTTAT GTATTgatcctcctcttcttcacaTCTGCACGAGATCCTGGTATTGTTCCTCGAAATTCGCATCCACCAGAGGAAGACCTACGTTATGAGACAACTGTATCAGCTGATGGAAGACAAACACCGAGTGTTCAAATTCCCAGGACGAAAGAAGTCATTGTTAATGGCGTTTCTGTTAGAGTGAAATACTGTGATACATGCATGCTTTACAGGCCTCCTCGCTGCTCTCATTGCTCCATATGCAACAACTGTGTTGAGCGCTTTGATCATCATTGCCCATGGGTGGGACAATGCATTGGACTG AGAAACTATAGGTAtttctttatgtttgtttcttcgtcAACACTTCTCTGCATCTATATTTTCTCGATGTCGGCGGTATACATCAAGATTCTGATGGATCATCAACAAGCAACTGTGTGGAGGGCAATGAAAGAATCACCTTGGGCTGTTGTGTTGATGATATATTGCTTTATTGCCCTGTGGTTTGTTGGAGGGCTCACAGCGTTTCACTTGTACCTCATAAGTACAAACCAG ACAACCTATGAGAAACTCCGGTACAGGTCATCACACAGCAGGAGCATTGTCTATAACCGTGGCTGTCCAAACAATTTCCTGGAAGTTTTTTGCTCAAAGGTGAAGCCCTCGAGGAACAACTTTAGAGCCTTCATCGAAGAAGAACCCCCAAGAGTTATTACTCTGCCTAGCACCACCAGGGAATCAGGGGAAGCAGAAGACGAAAATGTGACCCGGCGACAGAAAGTGGAAGACGATCTAGACATTGGAGACGATCTAATGAATCTCTCACGGCGTTGTAATGCAGAAGATGCCAACAACAATCAGCCTCATCACACATTGGACATAGACCATGAGAGAGCAGGCTCGATAAGGACAGAAGCAAGACATGAAAGctggggaagaagaagtgggAGCTGGGATGTAGCAGCAACAGATGTGAGGGAAAGTCGAAGCTACGCAACAGCAAAGGATGGAAGGGGATAA
- a CDS encoding Putative membrane lipoprotein (Putative membrane lipoprotein; Has 30201 Blast hits to 17322 proteins in 780 species: Archae - 12; Bacteria - 1396; Metazoa - 17338; Fungi - 3422; Plants - 5037; Viruses - 0; Other Eukaryotes - 2996 (source: NCBI BLink).) has product MEKYRWHKLILWLTTAQGFIVSCNRVGGEEGCGARLLLLWSFYMYNPKSFYYVS; this is encoded by the coding sequence ATGGAAAAATATCGTTGGCATAAGTTGATTTTGTGGCTAACGACGGCACAAGGATTCATAGTATCGTGTAATCGTGTTGGTGGAGAAGAAGGTTGCGGTGCAAGACTGCTTTTACTTTGGTCTTTCTACATGTATAATCCAAAATCGTTTTATTATGTGAGTTAG
- the APPB1 gene encoding Plant invertase/pectin methylesterase inhibitor superfamily protein (APPB1; FUNCTIONS IN: enzyme inhibitor activity, pectinesterase inhibitor activity, pectinesterase activity; INVOLVED IN: biological_process unknown; LOCATED IN: vacuole; EXPRESSED IN: 9 plant structures; EXPRESSED DURING: L mature pollen stage, M germinated pollen stage, 4 anthesis, C globular stage, petal differentiation and expansion stage; CONTAINS InterPro DOMAIN/s: Pectinesterase inhibitor (InterPro:IPR006501); BEST Arabidopsis thaliana protein match is: Plant invertase/pectin methylesterase inhibitor superfamily protein (TAIR:AT5G50030.1); Has 48 Blast hits to 48 proteins in 5 species: Archae - 0; Bacteria - 0; Metazoa - 0; Fungi - 0; Plants - 48; Viruses - 0; Other Eukaryotes - 0 (source: NCBI BLink).) — translation MATSSVLSTFAAAAITLQLLLSPASASPHMKYIDAICDRSHDQAFCVKTLTTNPPTAAPIGLLPLSEAVINLAISHAEKTAIFVDETAKKDPTVKVAFTECHKAYLAVAADLKSANVKLKASPDTANYDVRASSDSMRRVNELVGKNTDKASTTLKEMTVQMEKLLDLAAGAADAVDDDDENMRLRV, via the exons ATGGCAACGTCCTCTGTTCTGTCCACCTTCGCTGCGGCGGCAATTACGTTGCAACTACTCTTATCTCCTGCTTCAGCTTCCCCTCACATGAAATACATTGACGCCATCTGCGATCGTTCCCATGACCAAGCTTTCTGCGTTAAAACTTTGACTACCAATCCCCCTACAGCTGCTCCCATTGGCCTG CTTCCATTGTCGGAGGCTGTGATCAACTTGGCCATATCCCACGCGGAGAAGACAGCGATTTTCGTAGATGAGACTGCGAAGAAAGATCCAACGGTGAAGGTTGCATTTACAGAGTGCCACAAGGCCTACTTGGCCGTGGCAGCTGATCTCAAGAGTGCAAATGTGAAGCTCAAGGCATCCCCCGACACGGCTAACTACGACGTCAGGGCTTCCAGTGACAGCATGAGGCGCGTGAATGAATTGGTTGGGAAAAACACTGACAAGGCTTCAACCACGCTCAAGGAAATGACAGTGCAGATGGAGAAACTACTTGATCTTGCAGCTGGAGCCGCCGATGCCGTTGATGACGACGATGAGAACATGCGCCTTCGCGTCTAA
- the TAR2 gene encoding tryptophan aminotransferase related 2 (tryptophan aminotransferase related 2 (TAR2); FUNCTIONS IN: L-tryptophan:2-oxoglutarate aminotransferase activity, carbon-sulfur lyase activity, L-tryptophan:pyruvate aminotransferase activity; INVOLVED IN: in 12 processes; LOCATED IN: endomembrane system; EXPRESSED IN: 21 plant structures; EXPRESSED DURING: 13 growth stages; CONTAINS InterPro DOMAIN/s: Pyridoxal phosphate-dependent transferase, major domain (InterPro:IPR015424), Pyridoxal phosphate-dependent transferase, major region, subdomain 1 (InterPro:IPR015421), Allinase, C-terminal (InterPro:IPR006948); BEST Arabidopsis thaliana protein match is: tryptophan aminotransferase related 1 (TAIR:AT1G23320.1); Has 35333 Blast hits to 34131 proteins in 2444 species: Archae - 798; Bacteria - 22429; Metazoa - 974; Fungi - 991; Plants - 531; Viruses - 0; Other Eukaryotes - 9610 (source: NCBI BLink).) — translation MGQIPRFLSWRNMLVLSLAINFSLILKILKGDRERGDSWDRTAYVSIWPVVSTTASESSSLSSASCNYSKIEEDDDRIINLKFGDPTVYERYWQENGEVTTMVIPGWQSLSYFSDENNLCWFLEPELAKEIVRVHKVVGNAVTQDRFIVVGTGSTQLYQAALYALSPHDDSGPINVVSATPYYSTYPLITDCLKSGLYRWGGDAKTYKEDGPYIELVTSPNNPDGFLRESVVNSTEGILIHDLAYYWPQYTPITSPADHDVMLFTASKSTGHAGIRIGWALVKDRETARKMIEYIELNTIGVSKDSQLRVAKVLKVVSDSCGNVTGKSFFDHSYDAMYERWKLLKQAAKDTKRFSVPDFVSQRCNFFGRVFEPQPAFAWFKCEEGIVDCEKFLREEKKILTKSGKYFGDELSNVRISMLDRDTNFNIFLHRITSSFNSTL, via the exons atgggacAGATTCCGAGGTTTCTTTCTTGGAGGAATATGTTGGTCCTCTCGTTGGCCATCAACTTCAGCTTGATTCTAAAGATTTTGAAGGGTGATAGAGAACGAGGAGATTCATGGGACAGAACAGCGTATGTTAGCATATGGCCCGTGGTATCCACCACGGCTTCAGAATCTTCTTCGTTGTCTTCAGCATCTTGCAACTATAGCaagattgaagaagacgatgataGAATTATCAATCTCAAATT TGGTGATCCAACGGTGTATGAGAGATATTGGCAGGAAAATGGAGAGGTGACAACAATGGTGATACCTGGATGGCAATCTCTTAGCTATTTTTCAGATGAAAACAACCTCTGTTGGTTTCTTGAGCCAGAGCTTGCCAAAGAGATTGTGAGGGTGCATAAGGTTGTTGGGAATGCTGTAACGCAAGACCGCTTCATTGTTGTTGGCACTGGCTCAACACAATTGTATCAGGCTGCTCTCTATGCTCTCTCCCCACATGATGACTCCGGTCCCATTAATGTCGTGTCAGCCACACCCTATTATAGT ACATACCCGTTGATTACAGACTGCCTCAAATCAGGTTTATATCGATGGGGTGGAGATGCAAAGACGTACAAAGAAGATGGTCCATACATTGAACTTGTTACATCTCCAAACAACCCTGATGGGTTCTTGAGAGAATCAGTAGTGAACAGTACTGAAGGTATATTGATCCATGATTTGGCTTACTATTGGCCACAGTATACACCGATAACATCACCAGCTGATCACGATGTTATGCTCTTCACTGCTTCAAAGAGCACTGGCCATGCAGGGATACGGATTGG ATGGGCTTTGGTGAAAGACAGAGAGACGGCTAGGAAAATGATAGAGTACATTGAACTCAACACGATTGGGGTTTCAAAGGACTCACAGCTTAGAGTAGCCAAGGTTCTTAAGGTTGTGTCAGACAGTTGTGGGAATGTAACGGGCAAATCTTTCTTTGACCATAGTTATGATGCTATGTATGAGAGGTGGAAACTATTGAAACAAGCAGCAAAGGATACTAAACGTTTCAGTGTTCCTGATTTCGTCTCTCAACGTTGCAATTTCTTTGGCAGGGTCTTTGAGCCACAACCAG CATTTGCATGGTTTAAGTGTGAAGAAGGGATAGTGGATTGTGAGAAGTTTCttagagaggagaagaagattctaaCTAAAAGTGGAAAGTACTTCGGAGATGAGCTAAGTAATGTGAGGATAAGCATGTTGGATAGAGATACTAACTTTAATATTTTCCTTCACAGGATTACATCTTCCTTTAATTCAACTTTGTAA
- the HB22 gene encoding homeobox protein 22 has protein sequence MNFEDQEEDMEMSGVNPPCGYDSLSGEGATSSGGGGVGRSKGVGAKIRYRECLKNHAVNIGGHAVDGCCEFMPSGEDGTLDALKCAACGCHRNFHRKETESIGGRAHRVPTYYNRPPQPHQPPGYLHLTSPAAPYRPPAASGDEEDTSNPSSSGGTTKRFRTKFTAEQKEKMLAFAERLGWRIQKHDDVAVEQFCAETGVRRQVLKIWMHNNKNSLDGYQVFKRYEATSAH, from the exons ATGAATTTTGaggatcaagaagaagatatggagATGTCAGGTGTTAATCCCCCCTGCGGTTACGACTCTCTAAGCGGTGAGGGAGCCACATCtagtggtggtggaggagtaGGAAGGAGTAAAGGAGTTGGAGCGAAGATAAGGTATAGAGAGTGCTTGAAGAACCATGCTGTTAACATAGGTGGCCACGCCGTGGACGGTTGTTGCGAGTTTATGCCTTCCGGTGAAGATGGAACGCTCGACGCTCTTAAGTGTGCAGCTTGCGGCTGCCACCGCAACTTCCACCGCAAGGAAACCGAAAGCATCGGCGGTAGAGCCCACAGAGTTCCCACGTACTACAACCGCCCGCCGCAGCCGCATCAGCCGCCTGGATATCTTCATCTAACATCTCCCGCGGCGCCTTACAGGCCACCCGCGGCATCGGGGGACGAGGAGGATACATCAAATCCTAGCAGCAGCGGCGGGACCACGAAGAGGTTTAGAACGAAGTTCACGGCGGaacagaaagagaagatgttAGCCTTTGCGGAGAGGTTGGGGTGGAGAATTCAGAAGCATGATGACGTGGCGGTTGAGCAGTTCTGTGCGGAGACTGGTGTTAGGAGACAAGTGCTTAAAATCTGGATGCATAACAACAAGAACTCTCTTG atGGCTATCAAGTTTTCAAACGATACGAAGCGACTTCAGCTCATTAA
- the HB22 gene encoding homeobox protein 22 (homeobox protein 22 (HB22); CONTAINS InterPro DOMAIN/s: Homeobox domain, ZF-HD class (InterPro:IPR006455), ZF-HD homeobox protein, Cys/His-rich dimerisation domain (InterPro:IPR006456), Homeodomain-related (InterPro:IPR012287); BEST Arabidopsis thaliana protein match is: homeobox protein 25 (TAIR:AT5G65410.1); Has 493 Blast hits to 471 proteins in 34 species: Archae - 0; Bacteria - 0; Metazoa - 3; Fungi - 0; Plants - 490; Viruses - 0; Other Eukaryotes - 0 (source: NCBI BLink).), which produces MNFEDQEEDMEMSGVNPPCGYDSLSGEGATSSGGGGVGRSKGVGAKIRYRECLKNHAVNIGGHAVDGCCEFMPSGEDGTLDALKCAACGCHRNFHRKETESIGGRAHRVPTYYNRPPQPHQPPGYLHLTSPAAPYRPPAASGDEEDTSNPSSSGGTTKRFRTKFTAEQKEKMLAFAERLGWRIQKHDDVAVEQFCAETGVRRQVLKIWMHNNKNSLGKKP; this is translated from the coding sequence ATGAATTTTGaggatcaagaagaagatatggagATGTCAGGTGTTAATCCCCCCTGCGGTTACGACTCTCTAAGCGGTGAGGGAGCCACATCtagtggtggtggaggagtaGGAAGGAGTAAAGGAGTTGGAGCGAAGATAAGGTATAGAGAGTGCTTGAAGAACCATGCTGTTAACATAGGTGGCCACGCCGTGGACGGTTGTTGCGAGTTTATGCCTTCCGGTGAAGATGGAACGCTCGACGCTCTTAAGTGTGCAGCTTGCGGCTGCCACCGCAACTTCCACCGCAAGGAAACCGAAAGCATCGGCGGTAGAGCCCACAGAGTTCCCACGTACTACAACCGCCCGCCGCAGCCGCATCAGCCGCCTGGATATCTTCATCTAACATCTCCCGCGGCGCCTTACAGGCCACCCGCGGCATCGGGGGACGAGGAGGATACATCAAATCCTAGCAGCAGCGGCGGGACCACGAAGAGGTTTAGAACGAAGTTCACGGCGGaacagaaagagaagatgttAGCCTTTGCGGAGAGGTTGGGGTGGAGAATTCAGAAGCATGATGACGTGGCGGTTGAGCAGTTCTGTGCGGAGACTGGTGTTAGGAGACAAGTGCTTAAAATCTGGATGCATAACAACAAGAACTCTCTTGgtaagaaaccctaa
- the IPT4 gene encoding isopentenyltransferase 4 (isopentenyltransferase 4 (IPT4); CONTAINS InterPro DOMAIN/s: tRNA isopentenyltransferase (InterPro:IPR002627); BEST Arabidopsis thaliana protein match is: isopentenyltransferase 1 (TAIR:AT1G68460.1); Has 7797 Blast hits to 7659 proteins in 2559 species: Archae - 0; Bacteria - 5257; Metazoa - 173; Fungi - 163; Plants - 285; Viruses - 0; Other Eukaryotes - 1919 (source: NCBI BLink).) — protein MKCNDKMVVIMGATGSGKSSLSVDLALHFKAEIINSDKMQFYDGLKITTNQSTIEDRRGVPHHLLGELNPEAGEVTAAEFRVMAAEAISEITQRKKLPILAGGSNSYIHALLAKSYDPENYPFSDHKGSICSELKYDCCFIWIDVDQSVLFEYLSLRLDLMMKSGMFEEIAEFHRSKKAPKEPLGIWKAIGVQEFDDYLKMYKWDNDMDKWDPMRKEAYEKAVRAIKENTFQLTKDQITKINKLRNAGWDIKKVDATASFREAIRAAKEGEGVAEMQRKIWNKEVLEPCVKIVRSHLDQPINYYYYYFYLLKRFLSLN, from the coding sequence ATGAAGTGTAATGACAAAATGGTTGTGATCATGGGTGCCACCGGTTCTGGCAAGTCATCACTCTCTGTTGATCTCGCTTTACATTTTAAAGCCGAGATCATCAACTCTGACAAAATGCAGTTCTACGATGGCTTGAAGATCACCACGAATCAATCGACCATTGAAGATCGACGTGGAGTGCCACATCACCTTCTCGGTGAACTAAACCCGGAGGCTGGAGAAGTCACAGCGGCAGAATTTCGCGTTATGGCGGCTGAAGCCATCTCCGAGATTACTCAACGTAAAAAGCTCCCAATCCTTGCCGGTGGATCCAACTCATACATTCATGCTCTCCTTGCAAAATCTTATGACCCTGAAAACTATCCGTTTTCTGATCACAAGGGCTCAATCTGCTCCGAGTTGAAATATGATTGTTGTTTCATTTGGATAGATGTGGATCAGTCTGTGTTATTCGAGTATCTTTCTTTACGTTTGGATCTTATGATGAAGTCAGGTATGTTCGAGGAGATCGCTGAGTTCCACCGCTCTAAGAAGGCCCCGAAAGAGCCATTGGGGATATGGAAGGCTATAGGAGTGCAAGAGTTTGATGACTACCTCAAAATGTACAAGTGGGACAATGACATGGATAAATGGGACCCTATGAGAAAGGAGGCTTATGAGAAGGCGGTGAGAGCCATCAAAGAAAACACATTTCAGCTCACAAAGGATCAAATCACGAAGATCAACAAGCTGAGAAATGCCGGGTGGGACATAAAGAAGGTGGATGCTACAGCATCGTTTCGAGAGGCAATTAGGGCAGCCAAGGAAGGCGAAGGTGTAGCCGAGATGCAGAGAAAGATATGGAACAAGGAAGTGTTGGAACCGTGTGTGAAGATTGTCAGGAGCCACTTGGACCAACCGATcaactattattattattacttttatttactaaaaagatttttaagtCTTAACTAG
- the PGI1 gene encoding phosphoglucose isomerase 1 (phosphoglucose isomerase 1 (PGI1); FUNCTIONS IN: glucose-6-phosphate isomerase activity; INVOLVED IN: positive regulation of flower development, starch metabolic process; LOCATED IN: cytosol, chloroplast, plastid; EXPRESSED IN: 24 plant structures; EXPRESSED DURING: 13 growth stages; CONTAINS InterPro DOMAIN/s: Phosphoglucose isomerase, conserved site (InterPro:IPR018189), Phosphoglucose isomerase (PGI) (InterPro:IPR001672); BEST Arabidopsis thaliana protein match is: Sugar isomerase (SIS) family protein (TAIR:AT5G42740.1); Has 10976 Blast hits to 10974 proteins in 3405 species: Archae - 60; Bacteria - 6731; Metazoa - 613; Fungi - 158; Plants - 999; Viruses - 0; Other Eukaryotes - 2415 (source: NCBI BLink).), translating to MASLSGLYSSSPSLKPAKNHSFKALPAQSRDSFSFPHTSKPTNLPLTLSSARSVARDISHADSKKELLKDPDALWKRYLDWFYQQKELGLYLDISRVGFTDEFVAEMEPRFQAAFKAMEDLEKGSIANPDEGRMVGHYWLRNSKLAPKPTLKTLIENTLDSICAFSDDIISGKIKPPSSPEGRFTQILSVGIGGSALGPQFVAEALAPDNPPLKIRFIDNTDPAGIDHQIAQLGPELASTLVVVISKSGGTPETRNGLLEVQKAFREAGLNFAKQGVAITQENSLLDNTARIEGWLARFPMYDWVGGRTSIMSAVGLLPAALQGINVREMLTGAALMDEATRTTSIKNNPAALLAMCWYWASNGVGSKDMVVLPYKDSLLLFSRYLQQLVMESLGKEFDLDGNTVNQGLTVYGNKGSTDQHAYIQQLRDGVHNFFATFIEVLRDRPPGHDWELEPGVTCGDYLFGMLQGTRSALYANGRESISVTIQEVTPTSVGAIIALYERAVGLYASIVNINAYHQPGVEAGKKAAAEVLALQKRVLSVLNEATCKDPVEPLTLEEIADRCHAPEEK from the exons ATGGCCTCTCTCTCAGGCCtatactcttcttctccatctctcaaACCTGCCAAAAACCATTCCTTTAAAGCATTGCCGGCGCAATCTCGAGATTCCTTCTCTTTCCCACATACCTCCAAACCCACCAATCTACCGTTGACTCTCTCCTCGGCTCGTTCTGTGGCACGCGACATTTCTCATGCGGATTCGAAGAAAGAGCTTCTTAAGGATCCGGATGCGTTGTGGAAGCGATACCTCGATTGGTTTTATCAGCAGAAAGAGCTTGGGTTGTATCTGGATATTAGTCGGGTCGGATTTACCGATGAGTTTGTGGCTGAAATGGAGCCAAGGTTTCAAGCTGCGTTTAAGGCTATGGAGGATCTTGAAAAAGGGTCTATAGCGAATCCTGATGAAGGAAGAATGGTTGGACATTACTGGCTTAGGAACTCTAAGCTCGCACCTAAGCCTACTTTAAAGACCTTGATCGAGAACACACTTGATTCTATTTGCGCTTTCTCCGACGACATAATCTCTGGAAAG ATAAAGCCACCATCTTCTCCTGAGGGTCGTTTTACTCAGATACTTTCTGTTGGCATTGGAGGCTCGGCTCTTGGACCTCAATTTGTCGCTGAGGCCTTGGCTCCTGATAATCCTCCATTGAAG ATAAGATTCATTGACAACACCGACCCTGCTGGAATTGATCATCAGATTGCACAACTTGGGCCAGAGCTGGCCTCGACTTTAGTAGTTGTCATCTCAAAG AGTGGAGGTACTCCTGAAACTAGAAATGGACTACTGGAAGTGCAGAAAGCATTCCGTGAAGCTGGTCTGAATTTCGCAAAACAG GGTGTTGCAATAACCCAAGAGAACTCATTACTGGATAATACGGCAAGAATTGAAGGTTGGCTAGCTAGATTTCCTATGTACGACTGGGTGGGTGGAAGAACATCAATAATGTCTGCAGTTGGTCTGCTTCCAGCAGCACTACAG GGGATTAATGTTAGGGAGATGCTTACTGGTGCTGCTTTAATGGATGAGGCTACTAGGACAACTTCG atCAAGAATAACCCTGCAGCGCTCTTAGCTATGTGTTGGTACTGGGCTTCCAATGGCGTTGGTTCCAAG GATATGGTTGTCCTTCCTTACAAGGATAGCTTATTGCTATTTAGTCGGTATCTGCAGCAGCTGGTCATGGAATCACTAGGAAAGGAGTTTGATCTTGACGGTAACACT GTTAATCAAGGGTTAACTGTGTATGGAAATAAGGGAAGCACAGATCAGCACGC CTACATTCAACAGCTGAGAGATGGTGTGCACAATTTCTTTGCAACCTTCATAGAAGTGTTACGGGACAGACCCCCTGGTCACGATTGGGAGCTTGAGCCAGGTGTCACTTGTGGAGACTATCTCTTTGGGATGCTACAG GGAACTAGATCTGCTTTATATGCAAACGGTAGAGAATCCATCAGTGTTACAATCCAGGAAGTGACACCAACATCTGTTGGGGCTATTATAGCTCTTTATGAAAGAGCTGTTGGTTTATATGCCTCAATTGTGAACATAAATGCTTACCACCAACCCG GTGTGGAAGCTGGGAAAAAGGCAGCAGCAGAAGTTCTCGCCCTGCAAAAGCGGGTATTGTCAGTTCTTAATGAAGCCAC